The sequence ACCTTAGATACTGATACTCTGTACGTTTAGACTCAAAGGCCACTTCTCAAGATTAGCTCACCAACAATCCAAATTCCACGCTTCCGTCCCTGCCCAAATCCTCACCGGATTCACTATGAAACTCCCGCCAACAGCCCATTCACCATACTACTACGACTACATCGGTAACGTCTCCACCTCACATTTCAGACAGGGCTCAACTCCCGCCACCACTCCCAAGGGTAAGAAGACCCGAACCTCACCTAGAATCGTGGAAGGGAACTTGGAACTCAAGCCTAGATATCCTATTTTGGGAGGATGGAACTATTCGTTCACTGTAGGGTATGATGTGCCTTTGGGGGATGCGTTGAAAGTTGATACGGAGGGTGGTAGGAAGGTGTTGGCTGTGCCGTTTTTTACtgggttgaaggatgttgTGGTTGATCAGGCGGAGTTGAAAGTTATCTTACCTGAGGGTGCGAGGTGGGTCTGAGTTTTGCTTTACCCCTTTTCCTATTCAATGAGCTGTAACCACTCAAGGAGGGTAATTTTGCTGATTTCCAGGAGTACGGTCGTGGAAATAGCGATGTTCAAGTGTATACCCCCTTCGCGGTAGATTCGATTGAGCATTCCACGCACAAGACTTATCTCGATACGACAGGTAGATATGCCATCACCTTGAAGAAGGCTTCGTTGACCGAGAACCACGCTCAGAACGTTTATGTGAGTCTTGCATCTTCCTTCATTGGTTTTTCCCACCGTCTGAGCATCTGAATAGTAAACTCTACCTCCTGCATGTACGCTGACCTGATCGTGTGGAATGTACCAGGTGACATACCATTACCCGTTATCTGCGCAATTGCAAAAACCATTGACGATCGCTTCGTTGGTGGGCAGTTTGTTCGTACTTGGTATGGGACTCAGGCGGGTGAATTATAGTattgagaagaagtagatAGTATAGACTGAAATCAAAgatacatgcatgcatgcatgatgAAGAATGCTTTTATATATGATCAGTGGTTAATACTGTACTTGATTTTGATATGACATCGATGCCACGCGTTTTGAtgttcgatgatgatatcgatttGACGCGTCGAGGAAAAGTCAAAACATGACGAGTGGTCGAATTGACACTTGATCGTTCTCTCATATCACCACAGCTCACCAACGCATCTTTCAAAGCTCTTGGTCATCGTTCTCATTCGgcctcatcctcgtctcaTTGTACAGCAGCTCCAGTGATCTCTAAACGTATCAATCATGGACGACGATTATTATTCCCTAAATTCGATATTGGCCGAAAATCACGTACGTCGactttcctctctttctcattccTGAGATGGTGAGAGAGCAGACCAGCATCTGGCACTATGCGCAAATCAGGTTCTGATATGCCCCTCATCTATAGTTGCTACTTGGTTGGATATGATCGGAGCTGACTCGACTCGTGCTCCTTTTACTTCACTCATAAACAGAAATTATCATGCTCTTTCACGTTGGATGTAGAGGGTCTGGGATACCTGGAAGGAGGGACCGAGAATAACGTGAGTGATTAGTGTTCCACTCATGGGAGCTTGGCATACGGGTAAGAGATGTGGGCTGTGGGCTGAGATGTCTGTATGGACGATGGACAGATCCACCAACACTCCAAAGTCGAATTACCATTCTGGTTAGCCCAGACATTGAGTTTGAAGTGAGTGGTCTAGCCATGTTCCTTCCTGTCATCCCTCTCATGTGTATCTCCTCTATTCATTCATTGTCAtttctcttcccattctttctCTCGCTCTCTTACGCTTACGAAGCATTGTATCCCACTCCACCCCCCTCTATTCATAAATAAATTAATCGGCTAACTTGATCTCGCTCCCAGCGAattcaccaccttcccccttcctccaccataCTCCAACCGAGTTAAGGCCGCCTTGAACGCCTCGGCGCAAAGCGTCAAGCTCTCGAACCTTGTGGGAGGGAATGGGTGGTGGTAtagatggggaaggaggatagcGGATGTGTGGGTACACGCTGCATCCTAGGTGGTGGAATAGACAGCTGATGTCGATGATATCTCTTAGACTCGACGATGAACCTCAAGCGGATCTGCTCAATACGCTGCTGAAGGTATATCATCCTTACCAGCTATATTCATACAGAAGTTCTAGTAATAAGCTGATGCATAAGTGACGACATTAGGCATTTGTAAATCGTTTACCAGCATTGCAAGACCTCTCAGCTCATCATGCATCGGCGGATCATACTTTGCCTGAAGGTTCGACTAGTACTGGTGAGACGTTcagagatgggatggagggtgaTGAGCGGGAATGTGAGTCTATTATCTCTGGCTTTACGCAGCTATCCTATTTGGAATGTACACTTTCCATCACTTGCATTACctggaaaggaaagggtaTTGACTGATCGCTGTGTGCTCATTTCATCGCTATAGTATTTGCGATAGGTCAAGAATCAGGCAAAGTGTCGAAGAGTTGGTATGATAGTAGTGGTAGAAAGGGCGGGAGGTAGTGCATCACTaggaggagaggagtagAGAGTCTTGCTGGCTTTTTGAATGGGACCTGTTGTATTTGTATAGTACTTTTGATTCCTCACGTGTTGCATCGTTGATCCTCCCCGTCTTTTTCATGCCATTTCACGTTTGAACACCCCAGAGCAGCTCTGTAGGCAGGCATTGCGGGATGGTACACGCTGCACGTACAGCTCGAGACGACCTGCAGCCGACAAAgtatcaatcatcctcagcCAGGCTCTTTCATAAACGACGGACACCCTCTTCTGCTACTCTCAGGGTGCGTATTAGTAACATGTTTCGGAATTACGCTAACCGACGTGCTTACAACCCTAAAAAAATGCATAACATTCCTGGGGCACCTCTTTTCTGGCTGCTAATGTTGTTCAATgtctctccttttctttctcatGTCCGAGCATCGCCTTGGCACTGTTCGGATGTGGTATGGTGAGTGCCATTAAGGACGGACAGTGACATTAATACCTTATAACATCAAGCTGCATTTTACTTTAGTATCTTATATCAGAACAATCGTAATCGTCATTACGCAAGGACATTGAACGGTGTTTCATACTGTTATTGTTCCCCTTTGATCAAAGGCTACACATATATACACACAAACACGACCTCTGCTTGGATCACCCCCTTTGGATCAACTATCAACGATAGCAACAAAAAGAAAGATTGGCTAGACGATCAATTGCCCATTATACtcaatcccattctcattctcatcaataccatctatccatctccatctgctggtcatcccccttcccacTGATCTTCTCACCCGGTGTGAAAAGGATCAATCTCCTTCTGTATCTCTAGTGTGAGTGACCATCCTTCGTACACCATGTTATAGGAGGGTATCAGCTCATAATTCATAACCTAAACATCCGCATACACAGCCTCATCCACTATTACCAAACACGACCATACGACGCATCCACGTTCATTTTATCACCCTTCCATCATCTATTCTCTATCCTTTGTACTATCTCCACCAACACCTATCTAGTCAAGATATCTTGAATCATCTACACTATCTATCACTTCCTTACATCTTGCCCTCCAACCATCATTTCAAGCTCAGCCACAACTTGACCTTGGACAATACACCTTCCGACCGGACCGCTATCTCTCGGTGGAAGTGAGAGATATACAGTCACTCAAGATGAGGTCGATACATGTCTTCAGGGTATTATCCCTAGCCATACCTTACCTCATGTGGTTccacttccctctccacGCTCTCGCTCAATCCACCACAGCGTCGAGAAGTGCTActgcttctccctcaacGACTGTGTATACGGGGACTCCGTCGTTGGTTTTCGGGAATGTACCTACCATGACTGCTTGTAGTTCTGGACTGTGAGTTCTTCCAAACATATGCGGTAGAGCGGCCCCTCGGATCTGGAATCACACTGTGCGGGGATGATTAATGAAATTGAGATGACTCAAGATGTTTTTATACATCCTGGATATAAAGCTGATACGATCTTCATCCCCAGTATCCTCTGGAACGTCTACAACGAAGACCCCTCCAAAGTCAACATCACCCTCTACGCCATCAACGAAGGCATCGACCAATCAatcccctcaccatccaccaccgccgccgcgacaacctcccaaacctcTCGTGCGGCTGCGTCATCAACAGCagctatctcatctcaagTCGCACTCGCTTCCTCGCCTCGACCTACAGCCACAACCACTTCGGCCACTTCCATCCGCCCGTCCGTCACTGTagacagaagaagattaGACCAACGTACGATTCTGGACCTGAATATCACTCTGGTCACCCAGCTAGCCAATCATGGGTGGGGATTCAATCCAGTCAGACTACCTGAGGGACGATATTATATCTTGGGGGTTGTTGACGACGCCCGACAAACCACCAATAGGAGTAACGTCTTCTCGGTGGTGGAAAGCGACGATACAGCTTGTCTGTCAGCTTTCAAgtccctctcagcttctgCAACCGCTACAGCCACCAACAAGAATGGTGTACCCACTCAGAAAGTCACCTCGATACCCAACACTGCAATCAATAATAGCACAGGCTCCGGTTCAAGCGAAGACAATAATGATGTGGCTGGGAAGAGCGGGATAGGTGGAGGTGCTATAGCGGGGATAGTCATTGGTGTTTTAGCTGGAATCATAGCTTTGGCTCTGCTATACTTCTGCTGTAGgcgaagaaagaggaatggCAATGGTGATTcaggtgaaggaggattCATCAAATTTGGCGGTCATAagatccaccaccacaaGATGCCATCAGATACAACGGCCCCATCCGATTCGAACCACAAAAATCCTATCGCCATGACTCCCGTCCATATCAGAGCGGACGACTCATTcagatcagaatcagatgagaagaggggatcGCTCAACTCGATGGAACAGGACAAGGTCGAAAATCTACCTTTACCTCCACCCGCATCGTTGCCTATATCAATGACCACCCCCATCTCTGCATCGTACACCACCGCTTCCTCCATGGACGGGAGCCCAAGCGATAGAAGACGGTCCGATCCATTTACCACCCCCACACTAGGGGAGATACCAGCCATGTCGCCCATTCACACCAACTCCGAAATTAGGAAACTGGGTTATCCGCATCATTCGACCGATAGCGCGGGTAtaacccctcctcaacctgtCATATTGGCTAATGTCAGACGATCGTCCCAGGAGGAATCACCTAGACCCGGAGTAGTAGGATTAGGTATAAATTCCGGATCTGGCTCAGGAGCAGGGTTGAAATCTGCCAATTCATTCAACTCTCAGAGCTCATTACCTTATCATCAGAAATCGCCAATTCCCCTCACGACGCCTCCAGTAAGTGGACATAGTGGTACCAATACGGGTCAATCGAGATCTGAAccagggaagaagagatcgtcCTTACAAGGATTGGGATCACCTACGTCTACGTCTACGTCAGCGGACCCTAATACATTTGCGATCCCCTCTGGAAACACTACGCCTCCTTCTGGAGGAAATGGGCTGAGCAGATCAACAAGTAGTAGGAGGAAACCTGTTCCGTCCCTTGGTCCAGAACTTAGAACGGAATTGGCCAGACAGGGGAGTTTGAAGGATCTCAAGAATGGATCTAAGGATAAGAACaccaatgggaatggaggtAATGAGAcagagggagggaggaggagaagttATAAGTTGATGCCTGATCCGCCTATTATACAGGAATGAGCGTGCTTCGTGATCATTGGTTGAGCCAATGGGGTGTGTGCACTAGTTCTCATGATATCATTGCTATTTTTTTAATTACGATTCGTGTAAATTAGATTAGGTTGCAGTAGATCATATATTTCTTGTATGCACAGCTTATTATTGGTATTTGGTATTATCATCAATACTATGCatatgagatggatgagtgGAGATCTATGTACAGGTTATACAGGATTGTACGTTTACATTTGGAATACTGATCCTGGCAAGATCAGGCGATCGAGAATCTGCGCCCGACTGCCTTCTCGCTTTGGTTCCAATGCTGATTCACTATTTCGTGCAatcctacttcttctcctcccgATCTATCTTCCTAAGCACCTCTATCAAATGTTCGTCCAGCCCTTTCGGCAGTGTCAATACCCCATTGGGCGTTATGATTCGATAAGTCGGTAAAGGGGAGTACGTCGAGGCTATTATCTGCAGAGTATAGAGATAGAACAACAACGGTGATTTTGTCAGTCGTCCTTCCCATATCGTAATGCCTTCAGATCCTtgacctcgacctcaacctgaACAGGATCGTACtttcactcaccttgccaTCTTGGACGTACACTGATCCGATCAGATCTTCGGTTTCGCCTATCCTCCCTGCGGGCGGGATGGCCCGTTCGTCTACAGAAAGCGATTTGCAGGTCAGAGATGAGGTATATTACCCTTGTCCACTGTAGGGAGTTCGTTGCCCTCTACTCGATCAAGACGATCCTGCTCTAGTACGCCTGACAAGGCACCCAGACCTAAAGCGGAGTGATAGTGTTCACTCACCAGTAATATGTATCCACCCATCCGTGGGTCGAGTCTCCGCTTCGTACATTACCGAATCAGCTTTACCAGCCTCCAAACCCGATTGGATCGCCTCGTGCAACGTATCTCTACAATCACCGAAATAATCAACAATAAATCAGCGATTACCTCCATTACTCCCCTAGAGAGAGATATCGGCCTGACGCAGTGatatgaaagagagagacagCTCACAAGAACCTAGGCTCCTCTTTGAAATCCTCCAACGTGGCATTCTCTAAAGGTAGGTAACCCAATATCGTCCTTGATCTCTGTACTGGCGGATCAGGTAGaaaggagagggtgagatgcGTGGCGGTGGGGTGGTAGTGTAGGtatggatgagaggggtctttggacgagggggatggagggttggGATTGCGGTAGATGGGTGTTGAGGTGAATGTTCTGATTGGGATCAGGCGGCAGCTTGTCCTTGATAGACTTGTGGGGGGTGAGCGTAGGAGCGTTCGTGGGAGTGAGAATGACATTCTTGGTGATAAGTGATGGGTCGGTGAGCCGTTCAGATGTGGGCTGATTATGTGGATTTCTGTTGGGGCGATGGATACGAGTGACTTTCGAGAGTTGATAATGAGCTTGGTCTTGCTTGAAAACACTGTTCACTTCTATCTTCATCGACAACATCTCATCTGATCGAACGAAGACATAGCACATGAAATGTGGAGACCCCACGCTTCTCCGATATGCAGCAAGCAGTATCTGATTATATCCACGTCATCCTATCACGAACCAAAAAATCAGTTACCAACATCTCACCTCGAATGCAAAGCAACCTCAAGTCAAAAGGACGTTCGAATACAATTCtaatcttcctttctttcctcaTCTTACTCACCATTCGTTCAAAGTACCACATCGACCAATTCATATCATAACAATGTCCCATGCACCTTCTgctctcatcctcagcatAAGAATCAGTCCTCCGCCCTTCATCTCTCGTCCCGTATCTTCCACCATTCCCCCCCTCACCGCATCCGAATGTGTACACTGTTCTCCTATCCCATCTCTCTTCACGAGTCGATGTGGAATCCACGAGTCCAGTGATAGTAATGGATGCTAGACTGAGGTACCATACGGTCGTGCTTGGATATCCTACAaatcattgatcagcttcggtTGTTTCGGTGGTTTGGCTCGCTTGTCATTTCTTCGAGATGGGAGAGTTGGGGGATTCGACTGCACATTTCATGTATAGACATATTGGTTTATTTGGGTAATATCGGTCTTGAGACGCCTGTAGAATGGGTCTGCCATAAGTGGATGATGCAAGTTGCATCTTTTCAGACTCATGTTTCTCGGATCGTTACTTCTTCCTATCGACCTCCTCTCACTGTAACTCAAGTCTGAAACATAGTCAAAAATGCATAATGTAAGATCGTACACATCAAATAGAAATATAACCTTCAGGTCTCGATCGCTAGCTATCCCAATTACCAaatcccactcccactctctcTACCTTCCCCTCATGGCGCAGGCGTAGCTGCTCCAGCTTGAGCCCCTCCCTGTCCCTGTTGGCCGTACTGGGTAGCTTGCCAAGCTTGGACTGTGGACAGACATCAcaatcaatcagcttcagcatATCTCAAACCGTTATGAAGGCGgacaaatcactcacactgCGGATCATTCACATCGTACCCGTACGCAGCCCAGTACGCAGCATATTGAGCCCATGCATCCGTACCTTCTGCTGGGGTCGCTCCTCCCGTTCCGGCAGCGGCGGGAGTAGcagcaggttgagaagatggtgTACCGTTTTGACCGTTTTGTTGCTGCGTAAAAACCAACTCATCAGTATCGTATCGCCGCTTTGATATGTATGTCATAATTATGTGGAGGaaccccactcacagcatAATAAGCAGCATAGGCATCCTGTCCTTGAGCCTGTCCACCGGAAGTAGCCTGGTATCCCCCATATCCTTGTTGTTGGTATCCTCCCTGACCGTGCCCActgtgatgttgttgttggttgttCATTGCGTCTCTAGCCTTTGACCACTCTTGTCTTAGTACTTCTAGTAAGTCGTTGCAGAGTGTCTTGGCACGATCAATCTGTTCCTGTGTGGGGGCGctgtggttgatgagaagtACATCAATATGGTATACGTCCATGACTTGAACGGTTAAAATGAATTGATGGAATCATGCCGAGTCGCCTACTCACGCTATGTTGATGTGCATTGGATCGTCCGATTCTCTTCCCGTATCATTCTCCATGAATCCCGATCCTTGGCCCTTGATCTGTACTCTTGCACCTGTCTCTGCTTGAATGTACTTGACGAACATACCCTGCGAGACGAGGAGAGAGGCGTGTCAATAATGAGTCTGTTTATGAATGGCGAGGTTCAATTCCCAGATAGATCGATCCGATCTTCTCTGTACCATACACCTCTCACATCCCTACAGTTATCTTTGATCCAGTGATTCCAAAAACGGATCCCATATCCATCCGCATCTATTCTCTCACCAACAATACACCCATACCAGCCACACCAGAAAAACACTCACCCCCGGCCCAACAGTCTTAGCCCTGACATTAAAATTCCTCATACTCTCCAACCCGATatacatcttctcctcaggCCACTTCTGTCTCCCACTAGGTAACGCCtcaggcggaggaggcaATCCCAAAGCCCTATTTCTAGCTACGAGGGTACGTTGGTCGATCAGTGGTCCCAGCTCCTGATCGATAAGGTCCTGGACTTTGGAGACTGCCGCGTCGAGGATCGATTGGGAGGTAGCGACGATATGGAGGTAGAGGGGCGCTTCACCGGGTGGCATCTTGGTTCGGTCGGGGACCCAGACGCCCTTTGTTACGACTGATGCGCCggtttcttcttcgatctgTGGTAGGATTGGGGGTTAGCATCGGGTGTGGAAGTAATACAATCGCGGTTCaccgtcttcttcttctctacACGTTGCTCTCGCTGTAACGATTCTTACATCTAGAAATACTGTATGCGATACCACCATATCGTTCCTCTTCGCATCTGATTGTCGACCATGCAATCTAGCCCTCTCCTCTGTAATCCACACACCAAACATCCTATCCGCACCATCCCCAATCGCACACCTCAAACAACCAATCCCCTCGAACGAAAAATAACCCACCTGCTTCTGCGTGCTCCCCTTAGTCAACACATACCTATTCCTCAAATCATTAACCTCAATGTCCTTGACGaaatcaccttcatccttcttctcctgcttcATAAGCTCGTTACCTTGTACTCCCGGTCTGAGCGAAGCGGCAATCTTGGCTGCTATAGCTGCTGCTCTTGCTGCTGCGTCTGATGCATCGTTGCCTGCgggaggggtggaggaggaggcggaggggtCGTCCCATCGGGATTTTCTATCTTCGGCCATGATGATTGTTCTCTGAAAATGGAGGACGGGtgggggaagaggaggatgtagaTGGATTTATAGAGAAGAGAGCATGAAGAGAGGATTGAGCAAGTAACGAAGGATAAcgaaggatggaaggggaatgatgaaagtgagattgagattgagagtTGATAAACATGAAATGTATTTGGTACCCTCACTTACGATACCCAGTCTCAGCAATGTTCGAAGCATGAATGGTATCTCGTCATATCAGCGATCTCTGTTCAGACAGTAAATGTCATCATACATTACAGGTAGATTCAGCAAAGCAGCCAGACATGCCCCGATCACCGTCACCAtcaagaagcagaagcaggagcaggagcaggtccTACTCCCGATCGAGGAGCAGATCACCGAtaaggaaagggaggagtCAGACGcccgaggaagaggtatgttGACATTCCTTCAATTCTCGACCCCAATCTTCATACAGTCACCACCGACTCCTATGCAATACGCCAAGACCATCATACGACTATCTGCCTGCTTGAAGGAGCTGACATTCCATCGTTCTCACCTCACTAGAACTTATCGCCCTTCCTCATTCGTATGTTCGTTACCAAAGGCAAGCACGTCCCATTAGTAGAGTTCGACGAAGGGAACATACCCTTACGAGATGAATTCCAGGTATACGGATGGTACGTTTTCCCCATCCACCCTTCCACGACCCTACCTCATCTACACTTTTCCTATCACACAATGCAGGAGAAGAATCAAGCTAACTAACAATTACGACAAACAGGAAATCATCCACCCCAACCTCCCTTATCcgttccctcctcccctccttcccaccgCCCTATCGATCCCCCCTCGCAAGATACTCCTTCAGACACATCTACGTCGACGCCTCTGCCCGAGGCCTATACCGCTCAAAAGACCTAACATCATTTACGGGTCGAGACCTATTCAACACCCACACCTCCAACGAACCGAGCGTTGACGAAAACAagatggatgttgatctcGATTCATTGCCCCAGTCCTCATCGCgaaggaaggttgaggagaagaccTTGGATGGGTACGGGTTCGTGACTGGAGATTTGTTGAGCATATCACTTCATATCCCTGAGCCCAAAATACCCGCTGGATCTTCCCGTCGAcagggaggtggagataggGACGCTCCTGTAAATGGTACGAATGGGGAAGGTAGAGGATCCTTCGGATGGGATAaagctcaatctcaatctcagcaaccgaaggaagaagaacattGGCAGAGGGGtcaacctctcccaccgCAGGATTTCCGAGGTGGCGCTGGGTTGTCGATTAGGGGAGGTaggggtagaggaggtgatgtaggtggaggtggaagttgGAGGGGTGGACCTCCCGCTGGACCGGGGTTGGGTATAcgtggtggtggtgctgggagaaggaggagtcCGGATTATCAGggtgatgggaatggagataggaggaggagtaggAGTCCGCAGAgtagggaggggagggtcagttggggaaggagggggtaGAGGGGAAAGGTGAGGGCGGGAAGATAACTCCATTAGATGGGGAAGACGAGGGAGCGAGACCGATCAGGATACCAGCCCGTCGATATGACATAGTATAAATGAAAAAGATCTGGATCTGGGATGTTTTGGTAGAGAATAGGGAATCCAAGTTGAGTGACGTGGATAACTATTCGGAAGCTGCATTGCTAAGGTACATGATACATAAATGCATGTTATATACAACATCGTTGATTCAATACTAAGATACAACGGTCAATTTCCCTTTTGCTCGTCTACTTCTATCCTCATCTCGTTATCATTCATTATAATACCATCAAATCAGTGTACCCCCCTCGACCTGACAATTCACTAACCACTCTCACATCTCCTCATACTATCAATAGTACCCAACTAACCTCATTCCCTTCTTACTGTTCTACCCGATTGAGAACCTCTATAAACCTACAAAGCTTTCTTTCCCATACTACCTTCTCCCGAGCACTTCTTACTTCCCTTTTCGGATTGGAAGGATTGCTGAGTCTCTCCGAGTTGGTCGATACGGACTTTCAGGACGAGAAGGTGTGACATGATTTCCTCCTTGAGATCGTTGAAATGGGTGGACGTGATCGGATCGAAGGCGCGGGTTATGGAAGAGACAGGATTTGTGGTCGAATTTCCTATTTCGTCTTTGCAAGAGGGAGCACCTAGTCCGTTAGTCTGAATACCTTCTGAGGACTGAGCAGCTTGATCCGTTGTCGTTGTATGGGCTGGTCGTGACTCGACGGGGCAGCTCTCGGACGGAGGGGAGGTTTGCGGGTGGTcgttggtgagtttgggaCTGGGGATGACAGATGTATCTTCATCCTTATCGTTTGATCCCTCGGTTGAAGGACTGTTGTCGGCGTTGGGTGGACCATCAAGAGT comes from Kwoniella bestiolae CBS 10118 chromosome 1, complete sequence and encodes:
- a CDS encoding DNA replication complex GINS protein PSF3: MDDDYYSLNSILAENHKLSCSFTLDVEGLGYLEGGTENNIHQHSKVELPFWLAQTLSLNEFTTFPLPPPYSNRVKAALNASAQSVKLSNLVGGNGWWYRWGRRIADVLDDEPQADLLNTLLKAFVNRLPALQDLSAHHASADHTLPEGSTSTGETFRDGMEGDERELFAIGQESGKVSKSWYDSSGRKGGR